From one Flavobacterium sp. N502536 genomic stretch:
- a CDS encoding M42 family metallopeptidase, translating into MSTKSILKDTSIAFLESYLNNASPTGYESEGQKLWMNYLKPYVDTFITDTYGTAVGVINPDAPFKVVIEGHADEISWYVNYITDDGLLYVIRNGGSDHQIAPSKRVHIHTKKGIVKGVFGWPAIHTRLRDKEETPKISNIFIDLGCETKEEVEAMGVHVGCVITYPDEFMILNENKFVCRAIDNRMGGFMIAEVARLLKENKKTLPFGLYIVNSVQEEIGLRGAEMIAQTIKPNVAIVTDVCHDTTTPMIDKKVEGDLKMGKGPVIAYAPAVQNKLRDLIVDTAEKKKIPFQRHATSRATGTDTDAFAYSNGGVASALISLPLRYMHTTVEMVQREDVENVIQLIYESLLKIENNETFSYFN; encoded by the coding sequence ATGAGCACAAAATCGATCTTAAAAGATACCTCAATTGCTTTCCTAGAAAGCTATCTCAATAACGCCTCCCCTACAGGCTACGAAAGCGAAGGGCAAAAACTTTGGATGAATTATTTGAAACCTTATGTAGATACTTTTATTACGGATACTTACGGAACGGCTGTAGGAGTTATAAATCCCGATGCGCCGTTTAAAGTCGTTATTGAAGGGCATGCTGATGAAATTTCATGGTATGTGAACTACATTACAGATGATGGTTTGTTGTATGTAATTCGAAATGGTGGTTCCGATCATCAAATCGCCCCTTCCAAAAGAGTTCACATTCATACTAAAAAGGGAATTGTAAAAGGTGTTTTCGGATGGCCGGCTATTCATACCCGTTTGCGCGATAAAGAAGAAACACCAAAAATCAGTAATATTTTTATCGACTTAGGCTGTGAAACCAAAGAAGAGGTTGAAGCCATGGGCGTACATGTAGGCTGTGTGATTACTTATCCGGACGAATTTATGATCTTGAACGAGAATAAATTTGTATGTCGTGCTATCGATAACCGAATGGGTGGTTTTATGATTGCCGAAGTAGCGCGTTTGTTAAAAGAGAATAAAAAAACACTTCCTTTTGGTTTGTATATCGTAAACTCTGTTCAGGAAGAAATTGGACTTCGTGGAGCCGAAATGATCGCTCAAACGATTAAACCAAATGTTGCTATTGTAACGGATGTTTGCCACGATACCACTACTCCAATGATCGACAAAAAGGTAGAAGGAGATTTAAAAATGGGTAAAGGACCGGTTATTGCCTATGCACCAGCTGTACAAAATAAACTTCGTGATCTGATCGTTGATACCGCAGAAAAAAAGAAAATCCCGTTTCAGCGTCATGCGACTTCACGTGCTACAGGAACCGATACCGATGCTTTTGCTTACAGTAATGGCGGTGTGGCTTCGGCATTGATTTCCCTGCCTTTGCGTTATATGCACACTACTGTAGAAATGGTTCAAAGAGAAGATGTTGAAAATGTAATTCAATTGATTTACGAATCACTACTTAAAATTGAAAACAACGAAACTTTTTCTTATTTTAATTAG
- a CDS encoding sensor histidine kinase: MTLKNRISLLVSLLFTILFGLASTLIFVLYSNFRKEEFRDRLEIKALSNIKLLVNVKEVDDQLLKMIDQNSINRLYDEKTLVFDSNFKLIYSSIDDAKINWSVDDLKYLKKHKTFFKQQGDYEVYGVFYDTKDRDFYALISATDDYGKRKLLFLRYTLVISYIFFTCICWVLTSFMVKKAMSPLSIFHQKIKNINENNLDTRVASKNNKNEIDLIANEFNFMMDRIEVSYQKQKEFTANASHELRTPLSRITSQIENTIADPATSDKGKSFLKTILSDINQLTELINSLLILSKIDNKKNENTELHRMDEILFSAIENLNKSYPEFLILFEIEENNNLDTALEVNGNKNLLEIALTNILKNACVYSDNKQAKVIISTQDDQLVLSISNTGETLNEEEQKNLFQPFMRGKNSKGTSGFGLGLRIVQRILTLHNASITYSVPDINTNLFQLFFHS, translated from the coding sequence ATGACTTTAAAAAACCGGATATCACTTTTAGTAAGCTTATTATTTACAATCCTTTTTGGATTGGCTTCTACATTGATATTTGTTTTGTATTCTAATTTTAGGAAAGAAGAATTTCGCGATAGACTGGAAATTAAAGCCCTTTCGAACATCAAGCTCTTAGTCAACGTTAAAGAAGTGGACGATCAGCTTTTAAAAATGATCGACCAAAATTCGATCAACCGATTGTATGATGAAAAAACACTGGTCTTTGATTCTAATTTTAAACTCATCTACAGCAGTATTGACGATGCAAAAATTAACTGGTCGGTTGACGATTTAAAATACCTCAAAAAACATAAAACTTTTTTTAAACAACAAGGCGATTACGAAGTTTATGGTGTTTTTTATGATACTAAAGACAGGGATTTTTATGCTTTAATATCGGCCACCGACGATTATGGCAAACGAAAATTACTTTTTCTTCGCTATACCTTAGTCATTTCTTATATTTTTTTCACCTGTATTTGCTGGGTTTTAACCTCATTTATGGTCAAAAAAGCCATGAGTCCGCTAAGCATTTTTCATCAAAAAATAAAAAATATAAACGAGAACAATCTCGATACCCGCGTTGCTTCCAAAAACAACAAAAATGAAATTGATCTGATTGCCAATGAGTTTAATTTCATGATGGACCGGATTGAAGTTTCGTACCAAAAACAAAAAGAATTTACGGCTAATGCCTCTCATGAACTAAGAACTCCCCTATCGAGAATTACTTCACAAATTGAGAACACTATTGCCGATCCCGCAACATCTGATAAAGGCAAAAGCTTTTTAAAAACCATTTTGTCCGATATCAATCAACTGACGGAATTGATTAACTCGCTGTTGATTCTTTCTAAAATTGACAATAAGAAAAACGAAAACACAGAACTGCATCGTATGGATGAAATTTTGTTTTCGGCCATAGAAAATCTGAATAAAAGCTATCCCGAATTTCTAATTTTATTTGAAATAGAGGAAAACAACAATCTGGATACTGCTTTAGAAGTAAATGGTAATAAAAATTTACTGGAAATTGCCCTGACCAATATCCTGAAAAATGCCTGCGTTTACTCCGATAACAAACAGGCAAAAGTGATTATCAGTACTCAGGACGATCAATTAGTGCTCTCCATTTCTAACACGGGAGAGACTTTAAATGAGGAAGAACAAAAAAATCTTTTTCAACCTTTTATGCGCGGTAAAAATTCGAAAGGGACTTCGGGTTTTGGTCTAGGATTACGTATTGTTCAACGTATTCTAACCCTTCATAACGCATCTATAACCTACAGTGTTCCAGATATTAACACGAATTTATTTCAGTTATTTTTTCATTCGTAA
- a CDS encoding S8 family serine peptidase → MRIKLLTLFVLLVTMSLWSQKTSDSDFAISVNGNKITTTSNFKQQFKDKKSTSKQNLKTEYTLLQFTKIPSVEEQQKLKSQGITLLSYLSNNAYYAEIAPEFYNKSSVSDNIRAVIAVDPKFKLDQMIVDNAIPDYALEGNSGIKVVISYFKGVDNKRIQQDLAGLFLKNSKNDTTFNEIYVQASKEKLEELAKFNWVQNIELAAPPVESDNKPGVTSHKANVLGSTIPGFGYGLTGKGVKVGVWDGNLEPHKDHTGRVINREYEYNSSHGDHVSGTIGGAGLLDPKARGMAPEVQMYGWNFNTQSNGLTVQAERVKAANEDGIEITSNSYGVNLTSGYNTRRYDSGDRGDDNVTVVFPYLLNIYSNGNAQTAYPGGFNTSTKNSKNALHVAANNPDDLISSYSSFGPTIDGRLVPQIAAVGTNVYSLDYSNSYQIMSGTSMATPGTTGIVTLLYERYKNIYGTKPLASLMKALVTGTSKDAGNPGPDYKYGFGNLNGLRAIRALDNKLFYSESVSNGQSYEKEIVVPAGLVSLKVMLAYTDLQGTPGASSILVNDLDVKIVKDGVTTLPWVLNPTTPNANAVRGVDNMNNIEQVTLDNPAPGTYKIIVSGTRVPIGTQEFSVVYDYVAPELTLTYPIGGEKINTDTTEYIRWDYEGEPKTFTLEYSVDGGVNYQVIAKDIPSAARNFAWKVPAGIVANAKVRVIAGSKVDTSREGFTIITEPKNLVIAPSACGTSSYKMDWDPIAGAKYEVLKMNGYKFDVVATVTDPTYTFVVAPGNDNWFSVRSIDIATGLVSERVRAVNVEPVSGAVVSAVTLPFTENFNSRKASNYVFSKGTTGTVKYEYVNASFVDGAKMAGSGDVSASPWVASTSANAFANNPNFVKKVSFCDIDASSLAGKALRLKFNLIWNSVGVQNKNFFRLVVNGTPVNSSENVGVYGGTVLSGSTELTYDLSAYAGTTFSIAFESVIDNDVIVVSNDNVYSHVFIDNVSIYEATTTDLKLTSLVTNTGLTATETIKVKVLNNSPVAVSNVPVSYQIDGGAEVIETIAGPISPLSEVSYDFVQKADFSTPKIYTVVGKVNYTGDVVADNNTIQKSVANIGADVLMGSGTPPATCAAVFTDSGTRFANYGDNLSQTITFKPTGTGNSVKVTFSAFNVEQDFDYLYVYNGTTTAAPLLGTFTGNTLPPSLTSTAAGGELTFRFTSDSNTNELGWIADISCVVKPTVTDVSVVSITTPEVLGKKTSTNNITIRVSNLGTTALVNHPVYYQINGAAKVTDVVPAIAANATVNFTFATKADLSVVDATYTIKAGADLPDANAANDAVEKVVYNKNELPVHTNTNGYAISRLKWDAVVNNSGTTAYSDFKNIKIPVYAGFSYQPEATITKPETPITRDLSASATGVFTMVVIDLNGDGNLTDEFYAGNFWVNTTPTSAAPAIPSTTSTHYFRHNATLTGGLTIPANTTAGEKLMRVVHMFRSPSEYFNVNLGPTFDGLTSSRADFEVEEYTINVLPFTAADASVERIAAPIKPGNAPVAVTAVIRNYSTVAISNFPVAYKVNGMTEVVETHVPAILAGATATFTFAAKANLGAPGDYTIDVYTKLPADTDPTNDGKSVTLSHAANYATNVTGTFDGVNDFIKTDVSTLDLTNNYTYELWVNQKQPSVFGRLLDKGTALVFIHNNNSLSLYKENSLVISITTSVGSYVINTGVNTIKPNTWHHIAYTVSAANVYTVYIDGVSVPYTSTGTAGASNSNAAVAAYIGNNAGLARGLIGNIDEVRIWAGVRNQATIAANSTTKYIGNEPGLLAYYSFSEGDKPFVFDSTISDNTAVVTNADTNGVGEGKFWNVPVLLQKIEFANQLSSSYDAATKTFSILLSNGSDLTTAIANYTLGMKSIAKIGGVTQVNGVTPNDFSNPVTLTVEGVGFNTGITETYTIKLVTGLSDQSKLLSYDFKTVSNPGLPQEIITDIAGNNVTKTVPFGYNVTNLVADFTISAGAELFVDGVKQLNSKVVASDYSNSFLVTVVSENKLAQTNYTIDINAKNSQAGILSYSVANQIGTSIIDPVLKTVKVVVNNNANLSALVPVVQVSDFATLRIGTYIQTSGVTTLNYTGPVVYNVTAQNRSIENWTVTIEVAKPTITLLGDAVVSIDKGCVFTDAGYTAKDNLNTDITASVVVSGTVDVNTPGQYVITYTVKDALQNQSTVTRTVNVSSTTCTLGLPVNKIEGFVLYPNPVTEGKVHIESASASAKNILISDMSGKKVHAVKTEKTEINVSGLPSGVYIIKVEQDGNTAVQKLIVK, encoded by the coding sequence ATGAGAATAAAACTACTTACACTATTTGTGTTATTAGTGACTATGTCCTTATGGTCACAAAAGACATCTGACAGTGATTTTGCCATTTCCGTCAACGGAAATAAAATCACGACCACTTCCAATTTTAAACAGCAGTTTAAAGACAAAAAAAGTACCAGTAAACAAAACCTTAAAACTGAGTACACACTGTTGCAGTTTACAAAAATCCCTTCTGTAGAAGAGCAACAAAAGTTAAAATCGCAAGGGATAACATTACTTAGTTATTTATCGAACAACGCTTATTATGCGGAAATTGCTCCTGAATTTTATAACAAGAGCAGTGTTTCCGACAATATAAGAGCTGTGATTGCCGTAGATCCAAAATTCAAACTGGATCAAATGATTGTAGACAATGCAATTCCGGATTACGCTTTAGAAGGTAATAGCGGAATTAAAGTGGTCATCAGTTATTTTAAAGGGGTTGATAACAAACGTATCCAACAGGACTTGGCAGGTTTGTTTTTGAAAAACAGCAAAAATGACACGACCTTTAATGAAATCTATGTTCAGGCTTCAAAAGAGAAACTGGAAGAATTGGCAAAATTCAATTGGGTACAAAATATCGAATTGGCTGCTCCGCCGGTAGAAAGCGACAACAAGCCGGGTGTAACTTCGCACAAAGCAAATGTTTTGGGATCTACAATTCCGGGCTTTGGTTACGGATTAACCGGTAAAGGAGTAAAAGTTGGTGTTTGGGATGGTAATTTGGAACCACATAAAGACCATACCGGAAGAGTAATTAACAGAGAGTACGAATATAACTCGTCGCATGGTGATCACGTTTCCGGAACTATTGGTGGTGCTGGTTTATTAGATCCAAAAGCAAGAGGAATGGCTCCTGAAGTACAAATGTACGGATGGAATTTTAATACACAGTCTAATGGTCTGACTGTTCAGGCAGAAAGAGTGAAAGCCGCGAACGAGGATGGTATTGAGATAACATCAAACTCGTACGGAGTAAATTTAACTTCGGGTTATAATACCCGCAGATACGATAGTGGAGATCGTGGTGATGACAACGTTACGGTAGTATTCCCTTATTTATTAAACATTTATTCAAACGGAAATGCACAAACCGCATACCCGGGTGGATTTAATACTTCAACCAAAAATTCAAAAAACGCACTGCACGTGGCTGCTAATAATCCGGATGATTTAATTAGTAGTTATAGTAGTTTCGGACCGACGATCGACGGTCGTTTGGTGCCTCAGATTGCCGCTGTAGGTACAAATGTGTATTCATTAGACTACAGTAACTCGTATCAAATTATGAGTGGTACTTCTATGGCGACACCCGGAACTACAGGTATAGTAACTTTGCTTTACGAAAGATACAAGAACATTTACGGTACAAAACCACTGGCTTCTTTAATGAAAGCATTGGTAACAGGTACTTCTAAAGACGCAGGAAATCCTGGGCCGGATTATAAATACGGTTTTGGAAATTTAAATGGTCTTAGAGCGATTAGAGCGTTAGACAACAAATTGTTTTATTCTGAGAGCGTATCCAATGGACAAAGTTATGAGAAAGAAATTGTCGTACCAGCTGGATTAGTGAGCTTAAAAGTGATGCTTGCTTATACCGATTTGCAAGGAACACCGGGAGCGTCTTCTATTTTGGTAAACGATTTAGATGTTAAAATTGTAAAGGACGGTGTAACCACTTTACCATGGGTATTAAATCCGACAACACCAAATGCGAATGCTGTTCGTGGAGTTGATAATATGAACAACATCGAACAAGTTACTTTAGACAATCCTGCACCGGGAACGTATAAAATTATTGTTAGTGGTACAAGAGTGCCTATTGGTACACAGGAATTCTCAGTAGTATACGATTATGTAGCTCCGGAATTAACTTTGACTTATCCGATAGGAGGAGAAAAAATCAATACTGATACTACAGAATACATCCGTTGGGATTATGAAGGAGAGCCAAAAACGTTTACTCTTGAATATTCTGTTGATGGAGGAGTTAACTATCAGGTAATCGCCAAAGATATTCCATCAGCTGCCAGAAATTTTGCCTGGAAAGTTCCTGCGGGAATTGTTGCTAATGCAAAAGTAAGAGTGATTGCCGGTAGTAAAGTGGATACATCAAGAGAGGGATTTACGATTATTACCGAGCCTAAAAACTTAGTGATCGCACCTTCAGCATGTGGGACTTCTTCTTATAAAATGGATTGGGATCCTATTGCAGGAGCAAAATACGAAGTTTTAAAAATGAACGGTTATAAGTTTGACGTTGTAGCAACCGTTACCGATCCTACTTATACTTTCGTAGTTGCCCCTGGAAACGATAACTGGTTTTCAGTAAGAAGCATAGATATTGCAACAGGACTAGTTTCTGAGCGAGTAAGAGCAGTAAATGTAGAACCTGTTTCCGGAGCTGTTGTTAGCGCGGTAACACTTCCTTTTACTGAAAATTTTAACTCCAGAAAAGCATCAAATTATGTGTTTTCTAAAGGTACAACCGGTACTGTGAAATACGAATACGTTAATGCAAGCTTTGTAGACGGAGCAAAAATGGCGGGATCTGGTGATGTATCTGCTTCACCGTGGGTAGCCAGTACATCGGCAAATGCTTTCGCAAATAATCCAAACTTTGTTAAGAAAGTATCTTTCTGCGATATTGATGCCTCAAGTTTGGCTGGAAAAGCACTTCGTTTGAAATTCAATTTAATTTGGAATAGTGTTGGAGTACAAAACAAAAACTTTTTCAGACTGGTTGTAAATGGTACACCTGTTAATAGTTCTGAAAATGTAGGTGTTTATGGAGGAACTGTCTTAAGCGGAAGTACTGAATTGACTTACGACTTATCGGCTTATGCCGGGACTACCTTTAGTATCGCTTTCGAATCGGTTATTGATAACGATGTAATTGTAGTAAGTAATGATAATGTATACAGTCATGTTTTTATTGATAACGTATCTATTTATGAAGCGACTACAACCGATTTGAAATTGACTTCATTGGTTACCAATACAGGGCTTACAGCTACTGAAACGATAAAAGTAAAAGTATTGAACAATTCTCCTGTTGCAGTAAGTAATGTTCCAGTATCGTATCAAATTGACGGAGGAGCAGAAGTAATTGAAACTATCGCAGGACCTATCAGTCCTTTAAGCGAGGTATCTTACGACTTTGTACAAAAAGCAGATTTTTCAACTCCTAAAATTTATACAGTAGTTGGAAAAGTGAATTATACGGGTGATGTTGTTGCTGATAACAACACCATTCAAAAAAGTGTCGCTAATATCGGTGCTGATGTTTTGATGGGGTCAGGGACACCGCCAGCTACTTGTGCAGCTGTATTTACAGATAGCGGTACACGTTTTGCCAATTATGGTGATAATCTTTCACAGACGATAACTTTCAAACCTACAGGAACAGGAAACAGTGTAAAAGTGACTTTTTCTGCTTTTAATGTAGAGCAGGATTTTGATTATCTGTATGTTTATAATGGTACAACTACGGCAGCGCCTTTATTAGGTACCTTTACAGGGAATACTTTGCCTCCTTCTTTAACATCAACAGCGGCTGGAGGAGAGCTAACTTTTAGATTTACTTCAGATAGTAATACCAACGAATTAGGATGGATTGCTGATATTAGCTGTGTTGTAAAACCAACGGTAACAGATGTTTCTGTAGTTTCGATTACAACACCTGAAGTTTTAGGAAAAAAAACAAGTACAAATAATATAACCATTAGAGTAAGTAATTTAGGAACGACTGCTTTAGTCAATCATCCAGTATATTATCAGATAAATGGTGCAGCCAAAGTAACAGATGTTGTTCCTGCAATAGCAGCTAATGCAACAGTAAATTTCACTTTTGCTACTAAAGCCGATTTATCAGTTGTGGATGCTACATATACCATTAAAGCCGGAGCTGATTTGCCAGATGCAAATGCCGCTAATGATGCAGTCGAAAAAGTGGTATACAATAAAAACGAATTGCCGGTTCACACCAATACAAATGGATATGCAATTTCTCGCCTGAAATGGGATGCTGTGGTAAACAATTCAGGAACTACCGCTTATTCGGATTTTAAAAATATAAAAATCCCGGTTTATGCTGGTTTCAGCTATCAGCCAGAAGCGACAATAACAAAACCGGAAACACCAATCACCAGAGACTTGTCTGCGAGTGCAACAGGGGTATTTACCATGGTTGTTATCGATTTAAATGGGGATGGAAATTTAACAGATGAATTTTATGCAGGAAATTTTTGGGTAAATACTACACCAACTTCTGCGGCACCTGCTATTCCATCTACAACAAGTACTCATTATTTCAGACATAATGCTACACTGACAGGAGGTTTAACGATTCCTGCTAACACAACAGCGGGTGAAAAATTGATGCGTGTCGTTCATATGTTCCGTTCGCCATCAGAATATTTCAATGTTAATCTGGGACCAACTTTTGATGGATTAACAAGTTCAAGAGCTGATTTTGAAGTAGAAGAATACACCATTAATGTATTGCCATTTACAGCTGCTGATGCAAGTGTAGAAAGAATTGCAGCGCCTATTAAACCAGGTAATGCACCAGTGGCGGTTACAGCTGTAATTCGTAACTATTCAACAGTAGCAATTTCGAATTTCCCGGTGGCTTATAAAGTTAATGGAATGACAGAAGTAGTTGAGACTCATGTACCTGCAATTCTTGCAGGGGCAACAGCTACTTTTACATTTGCTGCAAAAGCTAATTTAGGAGCTCCTGGCGATTATACTATTGACGTATACACCAAACTGCCTGCAGATACAGATCCAACAAATGATGGGAAGTCAGTAACACTTTCGCATGCTGCAAATTATGCGACTAACGTTACGGGAACCTTTGATGGTGTAAATGATTTTATTAAAACTGATGTTTCAACTCTTGATCTTACGAATAATTATACGTATGAACTTTGGGTGAATCAAAAGCAGCCTTCAGTTTTTGGTAGACTTTTAGATAAAGGTACAGCATTGGTATTTATACATAACAACAATAGCTTGTCGCTTTATAAAGAGAATAGTTTAGTAATTTCGATTACAACATCTGTAGGTTCGTATGTAATTAATACAGGTGTAAATACGATTAAACCAAATACATGGCACCATATTGCGTATACGGTAAGTGCTGCCAACGTATATACGGTTTATATTGACGGAGTTTCAGTTCCGTATACCAGTACAGGTACTGCAGGAGCATCAAATTCAAATGCTGCTGTAGCTGCTTATATAGGTAATAATGCAGGATTGGCTCGTGGTTTAATTGGTAATATCGATGAAGTTCGTATTTGGGCAGGAGTTCGCAATCAGGCAACAATTGCAGCCAATTCAACCACTAAATATATTGGAAACGAACCTGGATTATTGGCGTATTACAGCTTCTCAGAAGGTGATAAACCGTTTGTGTTTGATAGTACAATAAGCGATAATACAGCTGTTGTAACCAATGCCGATACCAATGGTGTAGGTGAGGGGAAATTCTGGAATGTACCAGTACTATTACAAAAAATCGAGTTTGCCAACCAACTATCATCAAGTTATGATGCAGCAACCAAAACGTTCTCTATATTATTAAGCAATGGATCAGATTTAACAACTGCAATTGCCAATTATACTTTAGGAATGAAGAGTATTGCAAAAATTGGTGGAGTTACACAAGTTAACGGAGTAACGCCAAACGATTTTAGCAATCCGGTTACTTTAACAGTGGAAGGTGTTGGTTTTAATACCGGAATCACTGAAACCTATACTATTAAACTTGTAACAGGTTTAAGTGATCAAAGTAAACTGCTTTCTTATGACTTTAAAACCGTTTCAAACCCTGGTTTACCACAAGAAATCATCACTGATATTGCAGGAAACAATGTAACTAAAACGGTACCGTTTGGTTATAATGTAACCAATTTAGTAGCAGACTTTACTATTTCTGCGGGAGCTGAGCTTTTCGTAGACGGAGTAAAACAATTGAACTCAAAAGTAGTTGCTTCAGATTACAGCAATAGCTTCCTGGTAACGGTAGTTTCAGAGAACAAACTTGCTCAAACGAACTATACGATAGATATTAATGCGAAAAATTCTCAGGCTGGTATTCTTAGCTATTCTGTAGCCAATCAGATTGGAACAAGTATCATTGATCCGGTTTTGAAAACCGTTAAGGTTGTGGTGAATAATAATGCTAATTTGAGTGCTTTGGTACCTGTTGTTCAGGTGTCGGATTTTGCTACATTGCGTATTGGAACCTATATTCAAACTAGCGGTGTAACTACTCTAAATTATACAGGACCAGTAGTGTATAATGTGACTGCACAAAACAGATCTATTGAAAACTGGACTGTAACGATTGAGGTGGCTAAACCTACAATTACATTGTTAGGTGATGCTGTAGTTTCAATAGACAAAGGATGTGTGTTTACAGATGCAGGTTATACGGCTAAAGACAACCTTAATACAGATATAACTGCGTCAGTAGTAGTATCGGGTACTGTCGACGTAAACACTCCGGGTCAGTATGTAATTACCTATACCGTTAAAGACGCTTTGCAAAATCAATCAACAGTAACACGTACGGTAAACGTATCGTCTACTACCTGTACTTTAGGATTACCGGTTAATAAGATTGAAGGTTTTGTATTGTATCCAAATCCGGTTACCGAAGGAAAAGTACATATAGAATCGGCATCAGCTAGCGCTAAAAACATTTTGATCTCTGACATGTCTGGTAAAAAAGTACATGCTGTTAAAACAGAGAAAACAGAAATCAATGTTTCAGGTTTACCAAGTGGTGTATACATCATTAAAGTAGAGCAGGACGGAAACACCGCCGTGCAAAAACTGATTGTTAAATAA
- a CDS encoding response regulator transcription factor, whose protein sequence is MKILLLEDDFTLSKEISAFFTSKEFECFPYYDGSLLLKKYFPYEYDLIILDINVPGSNGIEVCKGIREVDKKTPIIMLTAFSEIEDKLASFDSGADDYLVKPFHFEELYARSSSLLRRKEIPQQTETKIVISDLEILESDMRVFRSGEEIKLTPKEFKLILILAHAKGKVLSKQFIAEKLWDYHIETNQNTIEVYINFLRKKIDKDHVVKLIRTKVGYGYYLSDQE, encoded by the coding sequence ATGAAAATACTGCTACTCGAAGACGATTTTACCTTATCTAAAGAAATCTCTGCATTCTTTACTTCAAAAGAGTTTGAGTGTTTTCCCTATTATGATGGCTCGTTATTGCTGAAAAAATATTTTCCTTACGAATATGATTTAATCATTCTGGATATTAATGTTCCGGGCAGTAATGGTATTGAAGTTTGTAAAGGCATTCGCGAAGTCGATAAAAAGACACCAATTATCATGCTTACTGCTTTTAGCGAAATTGAGGATAAGCTGGCTTCTTTTGATAGTGGTGCCGATGATTATCTGGTTAAACCCTTTCATTTTGAGGAACTCTATGCCCGAAGCTCCTCCCTTTTACGTCGAAAAGAAATTCCACAACAGACAGAAACAAAAATAGTTATTTCCGATTTGGAAATTCTCGAAAGCGATATGAGAGTATTTCGTTCCGGTGAAGAAATCAAACTGACTCCTAAAGAATTTAAACTGATTCTGATTCTCGCTCATGCAAAAGGTAAAGTATTATCGAAACAATTCATTGCAGAGAAACTCTGGGATTATCACATCGAAACCAATCAGAATACGATTGAAGTTTACATTAATTTTTTAAGAAAAAAAATCGACAAGGACCATGTTGTTAAACTGATTCGAACCAAAGTTGGCTACGGATATTATCTAAGCGATCAGGAATGA
- a CDS encoding DUF4294 domain-containing protein encodes MRFTAPILFFILISLTSQAQVKPKENEQMGYILTEQDSILNDTIELPEIIISKEKLDPEAQKQFTILQNRVYKVYPYARLAADRLTALNNGMARLKTNREKKKYFKIVEDYLNNEFEARLKKLSRKQGQILVKLIHRQTGITTYELIRTLKSGFKAFVSNTTANLFDISLKTEYKPFESNEDYLIETILVRAFDSGKLVNQKAANPVNYDDLMSQWEAKAKETKAEK; translated from the coding sequence ATGAGATTTACTGCCCCTATTTTATTTTTTATATTGATTTCGTTAACTAGTCAGGCTCAGGTTAAACCCAAAGAGAATGAGCAAATGGGCTACATATTAACCGAGCAGGATTCGATTTTGAATGATACAATCGAATTGCCTGAAATTATCATTTCTAAAGAAAAACTGGATCCCGAAGCGCAAAAGCAATTCACGATTCTGCAAAACCGTGTGTACAAGGTATATCCGTATGCAAGGCTTGCTGCAGATCGATTGACAGCATTGAATAACGGAATGGCACGTTTGAAGACCAACCGTGAAAAGAAAAAGTATTTTAAGATTGTGGAAGACTATCTTAATAACGAATTTGAAGCGAGACTTAAAAAACTGTCCCGTAAACAAGGTCAGATTCTGGTCAAACTTATTCACAGGCAAACCGGAATAACCACTTACGAGTTAATCCGAACTTTAAAAAGTGGCTTTAAAGCTTTTGTATCCAATACCACAGCCAATTTATTTGACATTAGTTTAAAAACCGAATACAAGCCCTTTGAATCTAATGAGGATTATTTAATTGAAACGATTTTGGTGCGGGCATTTGATTCCGGAAAACTCGTCAATCAAAAAGCAGCAAATCCTGTAAATTATGATGATTTAATGAGCCAATGGGAGGCGAAAGCAAAAGAGACAAAAGCAGAAAAATAA